From a single Drosophila sulfurigaster albostrigata strain 15112-1811.04 chromosome 3, ASM2355843v2, whole genome shotgun sequence genomic region:
- the LOC133844939 gene encoding uncharacterized protein LOC133844939: MFVINVQEEETKCTESQLDILLKIHQGQYRLVKKYKRSSVWNVYREIARPDGSKLKWRYYCTGCKRVMQSTGGTTSNLRIHKCHVRYLKQHGRENGEPQQQQQKREQQPQRSHINIQRLPVVKKMTESKNQRSSFDDLYHVKTDTFSDVEQEEDEEEDNYVDMHSLTHPIEESIEQLDSPEVSLATSERPLLKLFSEEDSWSPEITEVQPIELDQLTEEHSQHFSKETIKPNSAHSMHIDASAISEAESYGRAWAHAFLKLSEEQKVYAKRSIDELLVLGRLERLNISTVTSLTTNL; this comes from the exons ATGTTTGTTATAAATGTTCAGGAAGAAGAGACAAAATGCACAGAATCCCAATTGGATATATTACTTAAGATCCACCAAGGACAGTATAGACTAGTGAAGAAGTACAAACGCAGTTCCGTATGGAACGTATACCGGGAAATTGCTCGACCCGATGGCAGCAAACTCAAGTGGCGTTACTATTGCACGGGCTGCAAGCGGGTAATGCAATCTACGGGAGGCACAACCTCCAACCTGCGCATACATAAATGTCATGTGCGCTACCTTAAACAGCACGGCCGTGAAAATGGAgaaccgcagcaacagcaacaaaagcgtgaacagcagccacagcgcAGTCACATTAACATCCAAAGATTGCCGGTGGTGAAGAAGATGACAGAGAGCAAAAATCAAAGGTCTTCATTCGACGACTTATATCATGTGAAAACGGATACATTCAGCGATGTGGAGCAAGAGGAGGACGAGGAGGAAGATAACTATGTGGACATGCACAGCTTGACACATCCCATCGAGGAGAGC ATTGAACAACTTGATTCGCCGGAGGTGTCGTTGGCAACCAGTGAGCGACCGCTATTAAAACTCTTCTCCGAAGAGGACTCCTGGTCACCGGAAATAACCGAGGTGCAGCCCATTGAACTTGACCAGCTGACGGAGGAGCATTCTCAGCACTTCAGTAAGGAGACAATTAAGCCAAACTCTGCCCACTCAATGCACATTGATGCCTCGGCGATATCTGAAGCGGAAAGCTATGGCAGGGCTTGGGCGCATGCATTTCTCAAGCTGAGCGAGGAGCAAAAGGTTTACGCGAAGCGCTCTATCGATGAGCTATTGGTCCTGGGGAGATTGGAACGCTTGAATATCTCGACGGTGACATCGCTCACAACCAATTTGTAA
- the LOC133844938 gene encoding Y-box-binding protein 1, with product MADSEKQQQQLPIEQQQPLAQEELQDDGQQVQGKPAPPPKEIIATKVTGTVKWFNVKSGYGFINRSDTKEDVFVHQSAIARNNPKKAVRSVGDGELVEFDVVIGEKGNEAANVTGPSGEPVRGSQFAADKRRNFRPWMKKNRRKLPGEGDNDGDELAPQQQQQQQQQLPLDGQQQQQQLQGGPRQPRQNYRRGPGGGGPGGPPGGPRGAPRGGRGPGGPPGGSGQRRFNNYYPRHLARGVLGGGDGSAEPGVHDQNPDGVQRGDGQPRRGGGGGIGGPQRRFFRRNGPPPRRDGGEYIQGGQGPPRQPFRPRRQNRKPNGGGMDQQPQQNGAQELQNTTTESTA from the exons ATGGCAGACTCagaaaaacagcagcagcagctacccattgaacagcaacaaccgcTGGCCCAGGAAGAACTGCAGGATGATGGTCAGCAAGTGCAGGGCAAGCCAGCGCCGCCACCAAAGGAAATCATTG CCACTAAAGTCACCGGCACTGTTAAATGGTTCAACGTAAAGAGCGGCTATGGCTTCATCAATCGCAGCGACACCAAAGAGGACGTCTTCGTGCATCAGAGCGCCATTGCGCGCAACAATCCCAAGAAGGCGGTGCGTTCGGTGGGCGATGGCGAGCTTGTTGAGTTCGATGTGGTCATTGGCGAGAAGGGCAACGAGGCGGCCAATGTCACTGGCCCATCTGGTGAGCCGGTGCGCGGTAGTCAGTTTGCCGCCGACAAGCGTCGTAATTTCCGCCCCTGGATGAAGAAGAATCGCCGCAAGCTGCCCGGCGAGGGTGACAACGATGGCGATGAACTGGCgccccaacagcagcaacaacagcagcagcaactgccactcgatggccagcagcagcaacagcagctgcaaggCGGACCACGTCAGCCGCGTCAGAACTATCGCCGTGGTCCCGGCGGCGGCGGCCCCGGTGGTCCACCCGGTGGCCCACGCGGTGCTCCACGAGGCGGCCGTGGTCCAGGCGGACCACCTGGCGGTTCCGGACAGCGTCGCTTCAACAACTATTATCCACGTCATTTAGCGCGTGGCGTGCTCGGTGGCGGTGATGGCAGCGCTGAACCAGGTGTGCACGATCAGAATCCCGATGGTGTGCAGCGTGGCGATGGACAGCCACGTcgtggtggtggcggtggtATTGGTGGTCCCCAGCGACGATTCTTCCGACGCAACGGACCACCTCCGCGTCGTGATGGTGGCGAATACA TTCAAGGCGGCCAAGGACCACCGCGTCAGCCGTTCCGTCCGCGTCGCCAGAATCGTAAACCCAATGGCGGTGGCATGGaccagcagccacagcag AACGGCGCTCAAGAGCtgcaaaatacaacaacagaaaGCACCGCATAG
- the LOC133845797 gene encoding LOW QUALITY PROTEIN: probable serine/threonine-protein kinase kinX (The sequence of the model RefSeq protein was modified relative to this genomic sequence to represent the inferred CDS: deleted 1 base in 1 codon), whose protein sequence is MRTTNGNSSPQAYRADNVSKRQRMAVKSKLTPQLSKRPIATKFKNQSAHNEEYDDDDIYSDDLEEEPDDSEWQPEQSERPTREQNSSSMRPLLQLLSDDSSRRPGDQIGKAPTSASQKRIYQDIDLVSDDEDDELTTKVEAEDSQIEDEEQDFQAPKRKKKSSGRRFLWTPKSTSRIIDLWEKYLKDIRGKRKNTEVHKLMAAEMSEYGVTHREVKFKMDNLTKKYKIELEKIASGKETNWRQFKRVQYFLHGKVDFEQIMFDNAESSPFFEFDQSEAGSQEFDLSQEDLQLKEEVEQEEENIIEQTKESPPRNVKKMPEKKNYRPNCVSDATAPKSERILQIEEEKLEIEKQKLLVMKHISQNLSSISKTLVELLRNTKK, encoded by the exons ATGAGGACAACCAATGGAAACTCTTCCCCTCAAGCTTACCGGGCTGACAATGTCAGTAAAAGACAGCGAATGGCGGTAAAGTCGAAACTAACGCCACAACTTAGCAAGCGTCcaattgcaacaaaattcAAGAATCAAAGCGCACACAACGAGGAatacgatgacgatgacataTACAGCGATGATCTTGAAGAGGAACCCGATGATTCAGAg TGGCAGCCGGAGCAAAGCGAGCGTCCCACGCGAGAACAAAATTCATCCTCGATGCGACCGCTTCTACAATTGCTCTCGGACGATTCGTCTCGTCGGCCTGGTGACCAGATAGGCAAAGCACCTACAAGCGCAAGCCAGAAGAGAATCTATCAAGATATTGACCTGGTCtctgatgatgaagatgatgaacTAACCACAAAAGTCGAAGCAGAAGACTCCCAAATTGAAGATGAAGAACAAGATTTCCAGGcgccaaaaaggaaaaaaaagtcCAGCGGTCGTCGCTTTTTGTGGACACCCAAATCGACAAGTCGCATTATCGACTTGTGGGAGAAGTACCTCAAAGATATTCGCGGCAAACGGAAAAATACGGAAGTACATAAACTAATGGCTGCGGAAATGAGCGAATACGGCGTAACACATAGG gaagttaaatttaaaatggacAATCTCACTAAGAAATACAA aaTCGAATTGGAAAAAATAGCTTCgggaaaagaaacaaattggCGTCAATTCAAACGGGttcaatattttctacatGGTAAAGTCGATTTTGAACAGATAATGTTCGACAACGCAGAGTCCTCGCCATTTTTTGAATTCGACCAGAGCGAAGCTGGGAGTCAGGAATTCGATCTTTCCCAAGAAGATTTGCAGCTTAAAGAAGAAGTGGAGCAAGAGGAGGAAAACATAATTGAGCAAACAAAAGAGTCGCCACCAAGAAATGTAAAGAAAATGCcggagaaaaaaaattatcgaCCGAATTGTGTATCGGACGCAACTGCACCCAAATCAGAGAGAATTCTACAGATTGAGGAAGAAAAATTGGAGATTGAGAAGCAAAAATTGTTGGTTATGAAACATATATCGCAAAACTTGTCATCGATCAGCAAAACGCTAGTCGAACTTTtgcgaaacacaaaaaaataa